In the genome of Campylobacter showae CSUNSWCD, the window GCCGTCAAAATAAGGGTAAATTTGAGCTAACTCAGAGAGGCTAAAATCCTGCGCAAATCTCGAGATTTCAACGCGTTTGCTAAGCCAGCGGTTAAAAAGATCGCTTTGATATGCCGAGATCAAAAAGTCGTTTAGCTTTGGATTTTTGCTCTTTTTGCCATTTACGGTACCCGATTTTAGCAGCTCCAGCCCACTTTGCGCGTTATCTCCGTATTTGCCGAAGCGCTGATAGCCAAAGTAGTTAGCATATCCCGCCTCACCCACGTTTCGCACGGCTTGTTCCAGCTTTGCCGCCTCGCTTGGCATCACCTTTTTTAGGCGGATGAAAAAACTATTGCCCTTTAGGTGCCCGATGCGAAGTTTATTGTCGTGTGCGGCTAGGCTTAAAATTTTCATCTTATCGTGGCTAAAATTTGCAAGAGCCGCCTCAAATTTACGCGGCATCGAGATAAACTGCGTCGTCATACCCTGCTTGTCTTTTAGCCCCGCGTAGCCAAAATCACGCATCTTTACGCCGCTAACCTCGCTTAGAGCGTGCAAGGCTTCTTGCGTCGTCATATCTTTTTTGCAGATTTC includes:
- the truD gene encoding tRNA pseudouridine(13) synthase TruD; its protein translation is MQETTIFKPLYALTHAPINAYFSKNSDDFVVREIPLYAFSGQGEHLIVEICKKDMTTQEALHALSEVSGVKMRDFGYAGLKDKQGMTTQFISMPRKFEAALANFSHDKMKILSLAAHDNKLRIGHLKGNSFFIRLKKVMPSEAAKLEQAVRNVGEAGYANYFGYQRFGKYGDNAQSGLELLKSGTVNGKKSKNPKLNDFLISAYQSDLFNRWLSKRVEISRFAQDFSLSELAQIYPYFDGAILKNLKSQKRFFKLIEGEVLGHYPHGKCFLCEDLDAEGARFDARDITSCGLIAGAKAYEAQGAAKVVEDQIFAQANEYKAKMTGSRRFAWCYLEDAGYKYNEEKAHFTINFTLQKGSYATVVLEEILHKNIFE